CAGCCATGACCAGGGCGAATTCACTACAAACTGGATGCCGAGCAGGTCGGCTTTGGCCATGCTGCTGAGCCGTACACACGCGTCGGCGATGTGCGCCGGGATGTGATTGCCGACCACACGGCTGCCGACGACATAGACGGTCTGGACCGGCATGTCGAAGGGCGTCAGCCTGCCGCAGGTGATTTCAGGTTCGGCCGCGGTCACGCCACTCTGACAAAACGGCGCAAGATGGAGACCTGTCATTGAGGCCAGCATCGACCATTCGGCAGCCTCGTGCCAAGCTCCGCTCAGGTTGTAGATACTCGGACGGTTGATGACTGGCACTGGCAGTCCATACATCCAACTCACGAAATAGGCCATCTGTTCGCGCTGAGTATGGCGACGGCCGGACAGGAGCGGCGAACGAATATGTTCGGCGGGCAGTGAGGTCAGGCGGTTAAACACACCGCTGATTCCCGCTGTCTTCAAGCGGCGGCCATCGCCAAACACGAACTCTGCATCGGACCGGTCGTTAGACATACGGTAATTCCAATAGAGGTTGTAAGCCACCGCGCCGGAACTGACGATCTGTAGTTCGTTCAGACCTGCGCGTTTCAGATGGTTGTAGAGCCACAGTGCCGAGGTATCGGTTTCGTCCGCCAGGATCAGCCACATGATGTATTCTCCCTTTACTCTGCTCTTAAGATCGCGTGCGTCATGCCTGAAAGTGCTTTGTGCGAAGTGGCGTGTGTTCCCCGTAAGGCCACGTGGTTCAATTTGCTTTCCGAACCGGTCTGAATGTGGTAGAGTTTGAGTCTGTTAACAGTCTTTATTCCTCTCACCTGCACTTTTCCTTGACCTGATTACACTCCAGATCGACTCCAGATTTGTCCGGGTGAGCCGGACAAGATTCATCACCTGAAATTCCGTCGAGGGCTCTGGTGAAATGAGCGAGTACGCGCACTTTGGAGAATGGGTGAAGCACCGCCGAGAGGCGCTGCGCCTGACCCAAGAGGAACTCGGTCTACGGCTCGGGTATCAGGAGGACACGATCTCCCGGTACGAGCGCGAGGACCGATTCCCCAAGAACAGCGCGGATGGGCTGATCCAAGCCCTCGAAATCCCGACCGCGTATGTGGAAGCGGTGATCGCAGTCATACGGCGCACCAAAGGTGTGGACACGCTGCCGCAGGCCCACCTGCTCAGCGATGCTGTGCCCGGCGAGCCAGCGCGCACCGCGGCCGGCAGCGGCAGCGGCAAATGGGTGACGTATGCGCGGCGCGACCTGCTCGACGCCGAGCGCGCCGAACGGCTGATTGGGCGCGACCGCCTGATGGAGTCGGCCGCGCAATGTCTAGCGGACGGCAAGCGCGTGCTGATCCGGGGGTTCGGGGGGATCGGGAAGACGGCGCTGGCGGCGGAAATCGCCCATGGGTATCTGATTGGTCATCCGGATGGGGCCGTGATGTGGCTGCATGTGGGAGATGCCGGCGTGCGGCAGGCGATTCAAGAACTGGCGCGCAGCCTACAAATGGAGCGGGAGGTCTCCCGCGCGGTCTCGAACCTCGATGCGGCGGAACTGATGCGGGAAAAACTGGCGCAGACGCCTACCCTGCTGATCGTACTGGACGATATCTGGTGGAGCTTCGAGGACTTCAAGTGGGTTGTCGCCAACGTCGTGCCGAGTACGGCGGCGCTGCTGGTGACCAGCCGGTATCTGTACGCGCTCCGCGATGGGGAGCGAATCGAACTCGACCAGCACGATTACGCGCTTGAGCAAGGCGGCCTGCCGGTGCTGGCGCATTACGCCGCGCAGCCGGTCGAGGCGCTGCTGCGCGACCCGGCCGCCGCCGAACTATGCAGCTTTCTCGGCGATCTGCCGCTGGCGCTGGAGATCGCGGGGCAGAGCATGGCGCTGGGGGCGACAGCGGGCGACCTGCTGCAAAGCGTGGTCAAGACGCTGGATACGCTGCAGTATCCGGCCGATTACGGCGAGAGCGAGATGGCGCGGCGGCGGCATGCCAGCGTGACCGCGACGCTGGACAGCA
The nucleotide sequence above comes from Candidatus Flexicrinis proximus. Encoded proteins:
- a CDS encoding helix-turn-helix domain-containing protein, producing the protein MKHRREALRLTQEELGLRLGYQEDTISRYEREDRFPKNSADGLIQALEIPTAYVEAVIAVIRRTKGVDTLPQAHLLSDAVPGEPARTAAGSGSGKWVTYARRDLLDAERAERLIGRDRLMESAAQCLADGKRVLIRGFGGIGKTALAAEIAHGYLIGHPDGAVMWLHVGDAGVRQAIQELARSLQMEREVSRAVSNLDAAELMREKLAQTPTLLIVLDDIWWSFEDFKWVVANVVPSTAALLVTSRYLYALRDGERIELDQHDYALEQGGLPVLAHYAAQPVEALLRDPAAAELCSFLGDLPLALEIAGQSMALGATAGDLLQSVVKTLDTLQYPADYGESEMARRRHASVTATLDSSLEQLDDAVMRRVFSGFGAAYTPVITRDLLARYLDLESSRVQAALDGLSRRSLVRLIEREGDVARYRVHDVAYRYLRERSAPNRAQQVKFTEACLRYVNDFARDVTALYAERVNFLHAASHAADVLKRPDIMIDILYRLTVDSAYLGAYGHDELLRTRLYEAIHAAEGLEEKQPEYVLMAHFLYGKLGDIEYLGGRLDEALAAYEASLRRARALEMKDREIILMGVTLRVYVDRRQFDVAGDIVREMQAKADALGNDFISMRALEYIGYHDGERVNYYKEIGDARYREALEAAEETWEKFYEFALKLDIQVSQIVALLNLAGGET